A stretch of the Kroppenstedtia eburnea genome encodes the following:
- a CDS encoding 4'-phosphopantetheinyl transferase family protein encodes MLKNLLSKDEHERANRFAFVKDRNRFICFRGVLRCLLGRYMGQNPREVQIMYGEFGKPFLKQERIFFNVSHSHHMGLIGISRSDPLGVDIEQIRSFPEAQLLSEQFFSDREKRMIRQTQGDIKAFFRIWARKEAFIKALGRGLSQSLERFDVVDESGGWIEYINDSRGSERYQVRDLSVDPDYSAALCFQGNGKPHIRMQTFLLKSFF; translated from the coding sequence AAAACCTCCTGAGCAAAGATGAACATGAGCGGGCGAATCGTTTTGCATTTGTAAAGGACCGGAATCGGTTTATTTGCTTTCGGGGAGTATTGAGATGTCTTCTGGGGCGTTACATGGGTCAAAATCCCCGTGAGGTGCAGATCATGTATGGGGAATTTGGGAAGCCGTTTCTGAAACAGGAAAGGATTTTCTTTAACGTTTCACATTCCCACCACATGGGATTGATCGGAATATCCCGTTCCGATCCGCTGGGAGTGGATATTGAACAGATTCGCTCATTTCCGGAAGCACAGCTGTTGTCGGAGCAATTCTTTTCAGATCGGGAAAAAAGAATGATCCGACAAACACAAGGGGATATAAAGGCCTTCTTTCGGATTTGGGCCCGCAAAGAGGCTTTTATCAAAGCTCTGGGGCGCGGATTGAGCCAATCCTTGGAGCGTTTTGATGTTGTGGATGAGTCGGGCGGTTGGATTGAATATATCAATGATTCACGGGGAAGTGAAAGGTATCAAGTTCGGGATTTATCGGTAGATCCGGATTACTCAGCCGCCTTATGCTTCCAAGGTAATGGAAAACCACATATTCGCATGCAAACTTTTCTGCTAAAGTCTTTCTTTTGA
- a CDS encoding helix-turn-helix transcriptional regulator — MSQDIRVLSVGNFAYSKSLEHILKFDSHIEYDVCRTKELTSKGKNADVIVAFSASLKAADKIIRVFNSNFVGLQTRVIFVVNHFVEGYLQFLERGAGGIVLQKNTTELVRAVQVVRNGGWYFSSDLIERIHHLIHGNLHPHKLPLTAMEMKVVQELLKDKTNQQIAEALYVSRRTVEYHIASAIQKLGVNSRVGLAVKIMQCYRPFFHGTFEENVEKLAIT; from the coding sequence ATGAGCCAAGATATTCGAGTATTGTCAGTGGGGAACTTTGCCTATTCAAAAAGTTTGGAACACATCCTTAAATTTGATTCACACATTGAGTACGATGTATGCCGGACGAAAGAATTGACCAGCAAAGGTAAAAACGCGGATGTGATTGTGGCCTTTTCCGCGAGTTTGAAGGCCGCAGACAAAATTATTCGAGTATTCAATTCAAATTTCGTCGGACTTCAAACACGGGTGATTTTTGTGGTAAATCATTTTGTTGAAGGGTACCTCCAATTTCTTGAGAGAGGGGCGGGAGGTATCGTTCTTCAAAAAAACACAACCGAATTGGTTCGGGCGGTACAAGTGGTTCGGAACGGAGGCTGGTATTTTTCTTCGGATTTGATAGAACGGATCCATCACTTGATTCATGGTAATCTGCATCCTCATAAGTTGCCATTGACAGCTATGGAAATGAAGGTTGTTCAGGAGTTGCTCAAAGATAAAACCAATCAACAGATTGCGGAAGCGCTTTATGTCAGCAGACGAACAGTGGAATATCACATTGCTTCTGCTATACAGAAATTAGGTGTCAATTCCAGAGTGGGTCTTGCAGTGAAGATCATGCAATGTTATCGACCTTTTTTTCATGGAACCTTTGAAGAGAACGTTGAAAAACTGGCAATTACGTAA
- a CDS encoding ABC transporter ATP-binding protein: MRISFYFNQREVLGLGSIIEVKKLKKSFVRKGGKPINAVDDISFSVQEGEIFGLLGPNGAGKSSVIRMMCGLLTPEQGDIRICGHQVKNNRRKSLRHISAVLEGNRNLYWRMTVKENIAYFVGNRGYSYRQIQSDVDRLMKQFKIEHKEDELVGNLSRGMQQKLAILISLAIGTEAILLDEPTLGLDVETTEELKRILVQICMDFKKTIIVSTHDMKLVEEICDRVVIVNQGKKVVEDSVENLLDLFRTKTYQMRVKGGKISEEVFDRIQSRFPWVRFDAENRVYLVNIKEGEMFFPLMEVLKEESVSLESIETVTVDFERVYTTLCERNFKDVIHV, encoded by the coding sequence ATGAGAATAAGTTTTTACTTCAATCAAAGGGAAGTGTTGGGTTTGGGTTCCATCATAGAAGTGAAGAAGTTGAAAAAAAGTTTTGTCCGAAAAGGTGGAAAACCAATCAACGCTGTTGATGACATCTCTTTTTCAGTTCAAGAGGGGGAGATTTTCGGATTGCTGGGACCCAACGGGGCCGGTAAATCCTCCGTCATACGTATGATGTGTGGACTCTTGACTCCGGAACAGGGAGATATACGGATATGTGGCCATCAAGTAAAAAATAACCGCAGAAAATCATTGCGCCATATCAGTGCGGTTTTAGAAGGGAACCGCAATTTGTACTGGCGGATGACGGTGAAGGAGAATATAGCATATTTTGTGGGGAACAGGGGTTATTCTTACCGACAGATTCAGTCCGATGTGGATCGATTGATGAAACAATTCAAGATTGAGCATAAAGAAGACGAATTGGTAGGGAATCTCTCCAGAGGAATGCAACAGAAGTTGGCAATTTTGATTTCCCTGGCAATCGGAACGGAAGCGATTCTGCTGGATGAACCTACTCTCGGCTTGGATGTGGAGACGACAGAGGAGCTGAAGAGAATTCTTGTCCAAATTTGCATGGACTTTAAAAAGACCATTATCGTCAGTACACATGACATGAAGTTGGTTGAAGAGATTTGCGACCGGGTGGTCATTGTTAATCAGGGGAAAAAAGTGGTGGAGGACTCTGTTGAGAATTTGCTTGATCTGTTTCGTACCAAAACATATCAGATGAGAGTAAAAGGAGGGAAAATCTCCGAAGAGGTTTTTGATCGCATCCAATCCCGGTTTCCATGGGTTCGGTTTGATGCCGAGAACAGAGTTTACCTGGTGAATATCAAAGAAGGAGAGATGTTTTTCCCTTTGATGGAGGTATTGAAAGAAGAATCGGTTTCCCTTGAGAGTATTGAGACGGTGACAGTTGATTTTGAGCGGGTATACACTACCTTGTGTGAGAGGAACTTCAAAGATGTTATCCATGTTTAA
- a CDS encoding ABC transporter permease: protein MFKMNILKQYFEFKRYFFNTLLEVISLYIVLMGLLLGFSMVGGEVDHFEEKMEYVVAGYIIWIISYTAVQAIGYEVYNDLQRGTLDQLYMTPLPVWQIMLGRMVGNVMFRIVGVVLLLLLSMVTTGIYLYFDLLTLLPIFLVTLISMFGVGYMVAGLCLLLKQVSNLLMFSQLLMMSVIYIPLESAPYLKYLPFIYGVDLLKKTMLYEAHLIDFSLWQYGFLALNSLFYFILGIYCYSLCEKTALDRGILGKY, encoded by the coding sequence ATGTTTAAAATGAATATTCTTAAACAGTACTTTGAGTTTAAAAGATATTTTTTCAACACGCTTCTGGAAGTGATCAGTCTTTATATTGTTTTGATGGGACTTCTCCTCGGTTTCAGCATGGTTGGTGGAGAAGTGGATCATTTTGAGGAAAAAATGGAGTATGTGGTGGCCGGATATATTATTTGGATCATTTCTTATACCGCTGTCCAGGCGATCGGTTATGAAGTATATAACGATTTGCAGAGAGGGACGTTGGATCAACTGTATATGACTCCGTTGCCGGTTTGGCAAATTATGCTGGGACGGATGGTTGGAAATGTAATGTTTCGGATTGTGGGAGTTGTATTGTTGTTATTGCTGTCCATGGTGACAACGGGCATATATCTTTACTTTGATCTACTCACTTTGTTACCAATTTTCTTGGTCACATTGATCAGTATGTTCGGTGTGGGGTATATGGTTGCCGGATTGTGTCTGTTATTGAAACAGGTGTCCAACTTATTGATGTTTTCCCAACTCCTCATGATGTCAGTCATTTACATACCTTTGGAATCGGCCCCTTATCTAAAGTATTTACCATTCATTTACGGAGTGGACCTCCTTAAAAAAACGATGCTCTATGAAGCGCATTTAATTGATTTTTCCTTGTGGCAATATGGATTCTTGGCATTGAATTCCCTGTTTTATTTTATACTGGGAATCTACTGCTATTCTCTTTGTGAAAAAACAGCTTTAGATCGGGGGATTCTGGGAAAGTATTGA
- a CDS encoding kinase, with translation MIGSNEMLKGKGSSFGTFGELLQGVDTEGRDFLVTFPICRYSHAFFTPDSHQKGVMVEPDFKEKSRLLAEWILDHYSFPVGGKLKIESELPVGKGMSSSSADLVATARAVESCMGIEVPLDLLQRLMRRIEPSDGVMYPGVVSYYHRNVSLCEFLGWLPGLTVVGLDEGGEVDTIQFNQIPKMFSKSEKMLYSQLLKSVTEALKRRDLITVGQVATQSALMNQKLKPKKNLQELISLCDTVDGLGVIVAHSGTCLGVLLDQSRPDYDEQLSELMERTQKLLLAPELFYSLNVSPSPMGKLAVY, from the coding sequence ATGATCGGTTCAAATGAAATGTTAAAAGGAAAGGGAAGTTCTTTTGGAACCTTCGGTGAATTGCTCCAAGGTGTGGATACGGAGGGACGGGATTTTTTAGTCACTTTCCCCATATGCCGATATTCACATGCTTTTTTTACCCCGGACAGCCATCAGAAAGGGGTGATGGTGGAGCCCGATTTTAAAGAAAAGTCCCGCTTGCTGGCAGAATGGATTTTAGATCATTATTCATTTCCGGTGGGGGGCAAGCTGAAGATCGAAAGTGAACTTCCCGTGGGAAAAGGGATGTCCAGCTCTTCGGCTGACCTTGTGGCCACTGCACGGGCAGTGGAGTCCTGCATGGGGATCGAGGTCCCGTTGGATCTGCTGCAAAGGTTGATGAGGAGGATTGAGCCTTCCGATGGAGTGATGTATCCCGGCGTGGTCTCCTATTATCATCGCAACGTTTCATTATGTGAATTTCTGGGTTGGCTACCCGGGTTGACAGTTGTGGGTCTGGATGAGGGTGGTGAGGTGGATACCATCCAGTTCAACCAGATTCCGAAGATGTTTTCGAAGTCGGAAAAAATGTTGTACAGTCAATTGTTGAAAAGTGTAACTGAGGCTCTGAAAAGAAGAGATCTGATTACGGTTGGACAGGTGGCCACCCAAAGTGCTTTGATGAATCAAAAGTTGAAGCCAAAAAAGAACTTGCAGGAATTGATATCCTTATGTGATACGGTGGACGGCCTGGGGGTGATTGTGGCCCACAGCGGTACTTGTTTGGGAGTGTTGTTGGACCAGAGTCGTCCGGATTACGATGAACAATTGAGTGAATTGATGGAAAGGACACAAAAGTTGTTGCTTGCACCGGAACTTTTTTATTCATTGAATGTCTCCCCGTCCCCGATGGGAAAACTGGCGGTTTATTAA
- a CDS encoding efflux RND transporter permease subunit, with amino-acid sequence MTWLTRFSLKNIIAVFILVVLISALGIYAGLHFNQEALPDVSDPRIIVQTGFPGASSLQVQDQVTQPLKQALEQVEGLKNIRSQSANNFSVIDLVFEDRADVNEKKAWVEEQLNSVQLPEGTGKPEVIKASLTNFPVIYAAVTAKEDKEKEAEKLQSLVKDRIIPSLERVDGVSKVEEAGLAPKSITINLKVDKMKKEGISLQEIQQGMGSVNQSLAVGSLQINEKEQPLVVTGQFDSAEEVENFIVRSQPELRLKEIAEVVRGSDRQETISYFQGKPGISLTIHKTPDTNTVKMTKDVQKELETFKEEADIELVYNDAQEIERSIAGMLEKGLLGALLASVVVLLFLRDFRATLVAIISIPLSVLVTLSLLKYFTDISLNIMTLSGMTVAVGRVVDDSIVVMENIIRRLQKERLSREMVLDATKEVGRAITGSTITTIAVFAPLILVSGMIGKMFAPFGLTVVFALLASLLVAVTVVPALSFLFIRRKTRKESHDAGIYSLYRRSLKWSLNHKATVLTLSLILFLASLPLAGMSPFTFLPEQEEKYVEARLEMPRGSGLDALDREAKRLDGIISESDDVELSQVVIGKRLGDGLGDSSNQADWMVKLKTSADTGAFVEKMKRKLTPNTQGAKMDIYEMAGAGSAQINVTVKGKDTGDLRLAAEKITEEIAQIKGTQNVENSLVSDVKTLELSIRPKEALANGLSTMQVAQSIQPFLSKQKIGEVGEGGEKEDLHLQVTGQSMNSEKELGKLPLFSPSGELLQVKDIAEIKEVNMPSTLQYDGEEPYATISGTISDEDAGGVNQQIRDKVNKLSLPDGVKVQFGGSDEQIQQMVTDMGIAILVAIGLVYLVMVVTFSEGRAPFAILFSLPLAVIGALGATVLTKQPISLSSLIGMLMLIGIVVTNAIVLVDRVQQQKNRGLTVRESLLEAGSTRLRPILMTAVATIGALLPLSFGVGEGALVSTGLAVVVIGGLITSTLLTLWVVPVMYELLHRRQVKKQSALKNVV; translated from the coding sequence ATGACTTGGTTAACGCGATTCAGTCTGAAAAATATCATTGCCGTATTTATCCTTGTGGTTCTGATATCGGCTTTGGGCATCTATGCAGGACTTCATTTCAACCAGGAAGCGTTGCCCGATGTTTCAGATCCCCGAATCATTGTCCAAACAGGGTTTCCGGGTGCTTCCTCCCTTCAGGTTCAGGATCAGGTGACTCAACCCTTGAAGCAGGCTCTGGAACAAGTGGAGGGTCTGAAAAATATTCGCAGCCAGTCGGCAAACAATTTCTCGGTTATTGATCTTGTTTTTGAAGACCGGGCAGATGTAAATGAGAAAAAAGCTTGGGTCGAGGAACAGCTCAATTCAGTCCAACTGCCTGAGGGGACGGGAAAACCGGAGGTGATCAAGGCTTCCTTAACAAACTTTCCGGTGATTTATGCGGCTGTCACCGCCAAGGAGGACAAGGAAAAGGAAGCGGAAAAGCTTCAATCGCTGGTGAAGGATCGTATCATTCCATCTTTGGAAAGAGTCGATGGCGTTTCAAAAGTTGAAGAAGCGGGGCTGGCACCCAAATCGATCACGATCAATTTGAAAGTGGACAAAATGAAGAAAGAAGGGATTTCCCTTCAGGAAATTCAACAAGGGATGGGGTCCGTAAATCAATCCCTGGCCGTGGGAAGCCTTCAGATAAATGAGAAAGAGCAGCCATTGGTTGTAACCGGACAGTTTGACTCTGCCGAGGAAGTAGAGAACTTCATTGTACGATCCCAACCGGAATTGCGGCTAAAGGAGATTGCCGAAGTGGTCCGGGGATCCGACCGACAAGAAACGATCAGTTATTTCCAGGGGAAGCCAGGGATCTCCCTGACGATTCATAAAACACCGGATACCAACACTGTGAAGATGACGAAGGACGTTCAGAAAGAATTGGAGACCTTCAAAGAAGAAGCAGATATCGAACTCGTTTACAATGATGCTCAAGAGATCGAACGGTCCATTGCCGGGATGCTGGAAAAAGGATTACTGGGGGCTCTTCTCGCTTCCGTTGTCGTTTTATTGTTCTTGCGGGACTTTCGTGCAACCCTGGTTGCAATTATCTCCATTCCGCTGTCAGTCTTGGTGACTCTCTCTTTGCTCAAGTATTTCACGGATATCAGCTTGAACATTATGACATTGAGTGGTATGACCGTGGCGGTTGGACGTGTGGTGGATGACAGTATTGTAGTGATGGAGAACATCATCAGGAGGCTTCAAAAAGAGCGACTATCCAGGGAGATGGTTTTGGATGCCACAAAAGAGGTTGGAAGGGCGATTACGGGTTCCACGATTACCACGATTGCTGTTTTTGCCCCTTTAATCCTGGTCAGTGGAATGATCGGAAAAATGTTTGCTCCCTTCGGTCTGACAGTGGTCTTTGCTCTTTTGGCATCACTGCTGGTTGCTGTGACCGTGGTTCCCGCCTTGAGCTTCCTGTTTATACGTCGGAAAACCAGAAAGGAGTCTCACGACGCGGGGATTTATTCCCTCTATCGTCGAAGCTTGAAGTGGTCCTTGAATCACAAGGCAACGGTATTAACCTTGTCACTAATTCTCTTTTTGGCCAGCCTGCCTCTGGCCGGGATGTCTCCTTTCACCTTCCTGCCTGAGCAGGAGGAGAAATATGTGGAGGCCCGATTGGAGATGCCCCGGGGTTCCGGTTTGGACGCGCTGGATCGGGAAGCCAAAAGATTGGATGGGATCATAAGTGAATCGGATGATGTGGAATTATCTCAAGTGGTGATCGGTAAAAGGTTAGGTGATGGGCTGGGGGATTCCAGCAATCAGGCGGATTGGATGGTCAAACTGAAAACTTCGGCGGATACAGGCGCTTTTGTAGAAAAAATGAAAAGGAAACTGACTCCCAATACGCAAGGTGCAAAAATGGACATTTATGAAATGGCGGGTGCCGGTTCAGCCCAAATCAATGTGACAGTGAAAGGAAAGGATACCGGGGATCTCAGGTTGGCCGCAGAGAAGATTACGGAAGAGATTGCTCAGATCAAAGGAACTCAAAATGTGGAAAACTCATTGGTGTCCGATGTTAAAACACTGGAGTTGAGCATCCGTCCCAAAGAAGCCCTAGCCAATGGATTGAGCACGATGCAGGTGGCCCAATCGATTCAACCATTCTTGTCGAAGCAGAAAATTGGTGAAGTGGGTGAAGGCGGGGAAAAAGAGGATCTTCATCTTCAAGTGACCGGACAATCGATGAATTCGGAAAAGGAGCTTGGAAAACTTCCGCTGTTCTCCCCATCCGGGGAACTGCTGCAAGTGAAAGATATTGCGGAAATAAAGGAAGTAAACATGCCCAGCACCTTGCAATACGACGGTGAGGAACCTTATGCAACGATCAGTGGGACGATTTCGGATGAAGATGCGGGTGGAGTGAATCAGCAAATCCGGGACAAGGTAAACAAATTATCTCTGCCTGATGGGGTGAAGGTTCAGTTTGGGGGTAGTGATGAACAAATTCAGCAGATGGTGACTGATATGGGTATAGCCATACTGGTCGCAATCGGTCTGGTATACTTGGTGATGGTAGTCACATTTTCGGAAGGGCGAGCTCCTTTTGCCATTCTTTTCTCCCTGCCGCTGGCGGTGATCGGTGCTTTGGGAGCCACCGTCCTCACCAAGCAGCCGATCTCCTTGTCCAGTCTGATCGGTATGTTGATGCTGATCGGAATTGTAGTCACCAATGCCATTGTGTTGGTTGATCGAGTGCAACAGCAAAAAAACAGAGGGCTTACAGTTCGGGAATCTCTGTTGGAAGCCGGATCGACACGCTTGCGCCCGATCTTGATGACAGCGGTGGCTACGATCGGTGCATTGTTGCCTCTTTCCTTCGGGGTGGGTGAAGGGGCACTGGTCTCTACCGGGCTGGCTGTTGTTGTGATCGGGGGCCTGATCACTTCCACGCTGCTGACATTGTGGGTGGTACCTGTCATGTATGAGTTGCTTCATCGGAGGCAAGTGAAAAAACAGAGCGCTCTCAAAAATGTCGTTTGA
- a CDS encoding ABC transporter ATP-binding protein, with amino-acid sequence MMLIVMEGLCKRYPSGERPVVDGVNLHVEQGEFVAVMGPSGSGKSTLLNLMGGFDSPDQGKVCVDGLSLYDLSEKRRTLIRRRKIGFVFQNYNLIPTLNVRENIAFPMAVDRCPREEIQMRVKQLVQDLELEGKEESFPAELSGGQQQRVAIARALSMQPRVILADEPTGNLDRRRSREVLEILSRLHRKERLTIVMVTHDLSAAGYAERILLYKDGRIESDIRQSAGDLQHVLEDFLTILRT; translated from the coding sequence ATGATGTTGATCGTGATGGAGGGATTGTGCAAAAGATATCCGTCAGGGGAGCGCCCGGTGGTGGACGGAGTGAATTTGCACGTAGAGCAAGGGGAATTTGTTGCCGTGATGGGGCCCAGCGGTTCCGGGAAAAGCACACTGTTAAATTTGATGGGTGGATTCGATTCGCCGGACCAGGGAAAGGTCTGTGTGGATGGGTTGTCTCTTTATGATCTGTCGGAAAAGAGGAGAACGTTGATCAGGCGGCGTAAGATAGGTTTTGTTTTCCAAAATTACAATCTGATTCCCACGCTGAACGTAAGGGAGAATATCGCTTTTCCCATGGCCGTGGATCGTTGTCCACGAGAGGAAATCCAGATGCGAGTAAAGCAATTGGTCCAAGACTTGGAGCTGGAAGGGAAAGAGGAATCCTTTCCGGCGGAACTCTCCGGAGGTCAACAACAGCGGGTCGCCATCGCCCGGGCATTGTCCATGCAACCCAGAGTCATCTTGGCCGATGAACCCACGGGAAATCTGGATCGTCGACGCAGTCGGGAGGTTCTGGAAATACTCTCACGACTCCACCGGAAAGAACGACTGACCATTGTGATGGTAACCCATGATTTGTCTGCGGCAGGTTATGCGGAAAGGATTCTCCTTTACAAAGACGGACGTATTGAATCGGATATCAGGCAATCGGCAGGGGATTTGCAACATGTTTTAGAGGATTTTCTGACCATCCTTCGAACATAG
- a CDS encoding Hsp20/alpha crystallin family protein: MKKDSYDWSNVQGKVGGVFGDKFWNELHQALPRRGPGVDIYETEREGVIVVEIPGLSSPNDIQITLESQNLILQGEIPYGYPVPKEKIALGERRFGRFKRRIQLPFHYSPDRIQASYKSGLLEIRLLKEMVGKEVEVRFEEESS; encoded by the coding sequence TTGAAAAAAGACTCTTACGATTGGTCCAATGTTCAGGGGAAAGTGGGAGGCGTCTTTGGTGATAAGTTTTGGAACGAACTGCATCAAGCCCTCCCCCGTAGGGGACCCGGTGTGGACATCTATGAGACGGAGCGGGAAGGGGTCATCGTGGTGGAAATCCCCGGACTTTCCTCCCCGAATGATATCCAGATCACCCTGGAGTCACAAAACTTGATCCTGCAGGGGGAGATTCCCTATGGATATCCGGTGCCAAAGGAAAAAATCGCCTTGGGCGAGCGGCGGTTCGGCCGCTTCAAACGGAGGATTCAACTCCCTTTCCACTATTCCCCCGACCGGATCCAAGCCAGTTACAAAAGCGGCCTCCTGGAAATTCGTTTGCTCAAAGAAATGGTAGGCAAAGAGGTGGAGGTTCGTTTTGAGGAGGAAAGTTCCTGA
- a CDS encoding pyridoxal-phosphate dependent enzyme, with protein sequence MQPTLNFQEILSAEKQLAGVSHQTPVLTSRTLNQRAGCEVWLKCENLQRMGAFKFRGAYNRISRLTEEQKRRGVIAFSSGNHAQATALAAGLLGVPAVLCMPMDAPGVKVDATREYGAEVIFYDRFKEDREEVATRTATDRSLTLIPPYDHPHIMAGAGTAALELLREVPDLDSVIAPVGGGGLLSGTSVAAKGVRPQICVFGVEPETADDTRRSLQAGKRIAIPAPHTLADGLRVTIPGEATFPVIQQHAEKIVTVSEREIRAALRFALFRMKLVVEPSGAVPLAALLFRRLPRNLRRIGVIISGGNIDPSVLAEISQGE encoded by the coding sequence TTGCAACCCACATTGAACTTCCAAGAGATCCTCTCCGCAGAAAAACAACTGGCGGGTGTCAGCCATCAAACCCCGGTCCTCACCTCCCGCACCCTGAATCAACGGGCCGGCTGTGAAGTCTGGCTCAAATGTGAAAATCTGCAACGGATGGGCGCCTTCAAATTCCGTGGGGCATACAACAGGATCAGCCGCCTGACCGAGGAACAGAAGAGAAGGGGGGTGATCGCCTTCTCCTCCGGAAATCATGCACAGGCGACCGCCCTCGCCGCCGGACTGTTGGGGGTGCCGGCCGTGTTGTGCATGCCGATGGATGCCCCTGGCGTTAAAGTGGATGCCACCCGGGAGTACGGCGCAGAAGTCATTTTTTACGACCGGTTCAAGGAAGACCGGGAGGAGGTGGCCACCCGCACCGCAACAGACCGCAGTCTGACCCTGATCCCCCCGTACGATCACCCTCACATTATGGCGGGGGCGGGGACAGCCGCCCTGGAACTGCTCCGGGAGGTGCCCGACCTGGACTCCGTCATCGCTCCGGTGGGGGGAGGCGGACTGCTGTCCGGCACCTCCGTCGCGGCCAAAGGGGTTCGTCCTCAAATCTGTGTCTTTGGTGTGGAACCCGAAACCGCCGACGACACCCGCCGCTCCCTCCAAGCCGGGAAACGAATCGCCATCCCCGCCCCTCACACTCTGGCCGACGGACTCCGCGTCACCATCCCCGGTGAGGCCACCTTTCCCGTAATCCAACAACACGCGGAGAAGATCGTCACCGTATCCGAGCGGGAAATCCGGGCAGCTCTGCGATTCGCTCTCTTCCGCATGAAGCTGGTGGTGGAGCCCTCCGGCGCCGTTCCCTTGGCTGCTTTGCTGTTCCGGCGCCTGCCCCGAAACCTGCGACGCATCGGAGTCATCATCAGCGGCGGCAACATCGATCCCTCGGTGCTGGCTGAGATCTCCCAAGGGGAATGA
- a CDS encoding AAA family ATPase produces MNWNTEADALDREHPGIAKVVANVEKVMIGKREPIQMCLVALLCGGHVLLEDVPGVGKTMLVRALARSVGCGFSRIQFTPDLLPSDVTGVSVFNQQTSQFEFRPGPVMSQVVLADEINRTSPKTQAALLEALEEGSVTVDGDTYELEKPFFVMATQNPIEYEGTFPLPEAQLDRFLLKLKLGYPDHREEMEMLDRIREHHPIDDLGEVLSREELINLQREVRRVRVDPSISDYIVRIVRATRNPEEVYLGASPRGSIALYQTAQALAWVRGRPYVIPDDVKKLVPLTLSHRIILKSEARLSGRSVEQLLQELLRRIPVPVSVGD; encoded by the coding sequence ATGAACTGGAATACGGAGGCAGACGCACTGGATAGGGAACATCCCGGAATTGCCAAGGTGGTTGCCAATGTGGAGAAGGTGATGATCGGAAAGCGGGAACCCATTCAGATGTGCTTGGTGGCCCTCCTGTGTGGGGGGCATGTCCTGCTGGAGGATGTGCCCGGGGTTGGCAAAACGATGCTGGTGAGAGCCCTCGCCCGTTCGGTGGGATGCGGATTCAGCAGGATCCAGTTCACACCGGATCTATTGCCATCCGATGTGACGGGGGTATCCGTCTTTAACCAGCAGACATCGCAATTTGAATTCCGTCCCGGGCCGGTGATGTCCCAGGTGGTACTGGCCGATGAGATCAACCGGACCTCTCCCAAAACCCAGGCCGCCCTCCTGGAGGCCTTGGAGGAAGGCAGTGTCACCGTGGATGGAGATACCTATGAGCTGGAGAAGCCCTTCTTCGTGATGGCCACTCAGAATCCCATCGAATACGAAGGGACTTTTCCCTTGCCGGAAGCGCAATTGGATCGTTTTCTGCTGAAGTTGAAACTGGGATATCCCGATCACCGGGAAGAGATGGAGATGTTGGACCGGATCCGGGAGCATCATCCCATTGACGACCTCGGCGAGGTGCTTTCCCGTGAGGAATTGATAAACCTCCAGCGGGAGGTGCGGAGGGTGCGGGTGGATCCTTCCATCAGCGATTATATCGTCAGAATTGTCCGGGCGACCCGCAATCCGGAGGAGGTTTATCTGGGGGCCAGCCCCCGGGGGTCCATCGCCCTGTATCAAACGGCTCAAGCCTTGGCATGGGTGAGAGGGCGTCCCTATGTGATACCCGACGATGTGAAGAAATTGGTCCCACTCACTTTATCCCATCGGATCATCCTGAAATCAGAGGCCCGTTTGAGTGGACGATCCGTGGAACAGCTGCTTCAGGAACTCCTGCGGCGCATCCCGGTCCCCGTCTCGGTGGGGGATTGA